One Pseudomonadota bacterium genomic window, CTCGAATCGGTTGGCCCCGAATGCCACGTTCATTAAGCCACCGGATAAAAAGCGGCTGCACAACCAACACAAACACAAAGGTAAACAGGAACGCCAACATGCAACGAAAAGTTACGTACTTAAAAACGTTGAGCCAGCTATAGGTATCGTGAAGGGAATAAAGGAGTTCGTACAACACTGTAATGTTCCGTGAAAGGCAGTAGCAAGCTAATAAGCTTAGAATTTGAAATGTAACACCAGCCGGTGTGGTCGTCGAGATGGGTGCTGAGGGAATGGATTAATATAACGATCCTAGCATGCCAGTAGGCAGACCCTAGTAACATTCGTATCTATCTGATTTATCTAGTAAAAATAAAATACTGCAGCACTTTTAAGGCATTTGCAGATAGGTGGATAGCAAAGCTGTCAGAAATAGTTGGAGAGACTTGGCAACAGGCATATCTAAAAATCAGCTGCTCAGACATTTACAAGGCTATATGAAGAATTCATCTATTAAATCTATCCTCCTCGCTATCGCACTATTATTCTCTAGCGGATGTACCAAAGATGATGGTGACGACAGCTCTGCAAACCCATCAGATCCTGGCACCTTCCGCACCAGCTGCGGAACGGTATACAAAGGCGCTCGTCAGGATTCGGTCGCTCGCTCAGAGGCCTCTAAGGGTACAGTGCGTGTGCTTGGTAATAACCTGCTTATTTTTACAAGCGCCACAGAAACAAAGCTACTCAAGCTACATAATCTAGGGATTATTTCACAAGACGCTAAAGCAAGTGCTGCAAAGAGCCGGTTAAACGCTCTCGCGGCACAGGGTGAGGTGTTTTTCTATCAAGCGAGTAAGGATTGCTCAGTTCAGCTAGAGTCCGGTGGAACTGGTGTCCTTGGGCAGCTCTTTTCGGCAAAAGGTACAAATTTCTCTGAAGATCTGATCTTATCAGGGCTTGCATCCATTGAAAAGGATCCGTGCTCAGGTGAGCTCCTATCTTCGTGTTACATCGCACTTGCAGATGCTACCGAAGAAACGATCGCAGATGAAGTTGGAGAGTTTCTCTGGAAACCTGTATCAGACAGTAACGGCAGACTCGCTGTTCATACTGGCCCATCTGGTACAACCGTAATTGTAAACGGTGAAACCGGAACCAATCAGGGTGGTGGAAACGGATTCGGAAGCCTGGCGCGATTCTCAAAAGCTGGCTGCGCATACGGTGCAAACGTACGGGTGCAGGTAGTGAATTCAGATGGTGCTGCTTATACCTTAAACGGAAGCACTACGATTACTATTCCTAACGGATGTAACCGCTACTGCATCAAGAATGGCGCGATAGCGCTCTGTCCAAAGAGCTAGTAACTCCCTAGCAGGGTTATTACGTTCGCCGCTTAAGCGCCTGGCTGGCAACATCCTGGTCTGAAAAACGGAAACGTTCCTTGCCTATAATTTGATAATCCTCGTGTCCCTTGCCAGCTATAAGGATCGTATCGTTTGGGGCAGCTCTCTGAACGGTTGTAGTAATGGCGATCGCGCGATCGAGCTCTATCATGCTCGGTTTAGTTCCTTCACTTAGAATATCTGCTAGGATCGCCCGGGGGTCTTCGCTGCGGGGATTATCCGATGTGACTACAACGTGGTCAGCACCGAGCGCCGCTATCTTGGCCATCTGCGGCCGCTTGCCCCGATCCCTATCCCCACCACAACCGAAGATTACCCAGAGCTCTCCAACGGTGGAAACACGAACGGCCTTAATAGCTCGATCGAGCGCGTCTGGCGTATGCGCATAGTCTACGAAAACCCTGGGAGAGCTAGAATCAATTCGCTCAAGTCGCCCCGGAACCTGTGGAACGCTCCGTAAGGAGCTTATAATCTCGCTAGCCTCGTATCCAAGTCCAAGACAGGCCGCAAATGCGGCCGTAACGTTCTCTGCATTATGAAGACCGACAAAGGGGGTTTCTATAGTATAGGGGCTATCATCCCCTCTTAGCCTAAGCACTATGCTCATCTCACCGGCCCGCTCCGTTATCTTCTCAATACGGACAGAAGCTAGCTCTGAGCTTCCAAATGATAGATCTCGCAACCCTAGTGCCGGAAGCTCTGCTATCAGCTTCATTCCATACGGATCATCTGCATTAATAACTGCTACCTTTGTAGCCTTCTTTCCACGAGCTATCAGCTCAAAGAGCTTTCGCTTGGCGGTAAAGTAGGCTTCAAATGTTCCGTGATAATCGAGGTGATCACGGCTCAGGTTCATAAATATCACGACATCAAAGCAGACATCGTCGACCCGAGCTTGATCTAACGCATGTGATGAGACCTCCATAACACAGCTCCTCACTCCTTTGCGCTCGCCGTGCCCTAAGAGCGCGTGAATAGTGAGAGGATCTGGACTTGTAAGGGCTCCATCAACTCGCTCTCTGTTCATTAGCTCTGTGCCAAGTGTCCCAATGCGGAGAGCTCCGCCCCCTATCTGGTTAAGGACGTGGTAAATGATCCAGTTTGTGGTCGTCTTTCCATTAGTACCGGTAACTCCAACAACCTTGATTCGAGTTGAGGGGTCGCCGTTAAATGCTGCGGCCAGCGCACTAAGCGCAGCACGCGAGTTCGTTACCTGAATGCCGGGCCGCCCTTTAAGGACAGTAGGGTCCTCGACAACACACGCCAGCGCCCCGCGCTCAAAGGCCTGATCAACGAAGTTATGTCCATCCGTGGAGAATCCCCTTACGGCTACGAACAACGCTCCAGGTTCTACAGCAAGCCCTGATGCGGCCAGCGAGGTTAAATTAAGCGGGGCACTCGGAGGATTGATCGGCATACCACCGATCAACGCCGCTACTGCTTCAAAAAAATGTGGATTCATAGGCTCTCTACCTTGCATGCCAGACACATAATGCCGGCATAGGCGAGCCTATCTCACGTAGGAGGCAGGGAAAAGCTCCTCCTCCTTAATATCGATCGATCTTTCTGGCACGATAAACGGCGACCTTGAACTTCCAACACCTAGCTCGTTTCTGGTAGCGATAAACCTGAGTGTTCGGTCCATAACTCGCTGAAATACTGGGGCTGCTAGCGTTCCGCCGTAGATGCTCTTGGTGTTCGGCTCATCCATAATAACCATGGTGGTAAGATTTCTTGGAACACCCATGCCCGCGCCATCAACAAATCCAACAAAGGATGCAACGTATGTGCCCGCCAGGTACCCACGACCATGCGGATTAGCCTTCTGTGCAGTGCCTGTCTTTCCGCCTACCTTGAGCCCCACAATTTTGGCTTTCCCACCAGTTCCGTGCTGATCCTCAACAACACCGTACATCATATCTCGTGCTACAGAGGCGGAGTGTTCCGATATAATGCGCTCTCCTGCCGGAATTCCATCTTTATCGATAACAACCGATAGCTTCGGAAGAACACCACCGTTGGCTATAGCTGCAACGGCACGAACCACCTGCAGAGGTGTTACCGCTACCCCCTGTCCAAAGGAGTGCGTTGCAACATCAACCTTTGCCCAGGAGGGCTCGGGTCGAAGTATACCGGCAGTTTCACCTGCCAGTGCTAATCCACTCGGGTCTCCGAAACCAAATTTTTTAAGATAAGTGTAGAGCCGTTCACTGCCAAGCTTAATTCCGACCTTTGTCATACCGATATTGGAGGAACGAACAACTACGTCGTGAAACGGGATGACTCCAGATGGATGCACGTCCTTGATGGTGTGCTTAGAGAATGGAAATCGTCCGTTCTCGCAATTGATCTTTTCGCGTGCTGTTACAACCCCTGCATCGATAGCAGCGGCTGCCACGATAGGCTTCATAACCGAACCAGGCTCAAAAACCGTCTCAACAAGCAGGTTACGCAGAGCATTTTTTGAGTCAGTAGAGGGATTATTGAAGTTATAGCTCGGCGATTGGCTAAGAGCGATTATCTCCCCAGTTTCTGAGTCGATCATAACGGCCATGGCCCGTTTCGCATTGGCATTTTTTCGGCCGATCTCAAGCTCCTCATCCATTATAATCTGCAGATCAGCATCGATGGTTAACTTTAGAGCCTCGCCCTTTGGTGGGGCAAAGCCATCCGCTGTATCGAGCTCATTTGTACCCAGCTCATTAACGTCTAGCTTGCTAATGTGTATGATCTTTCCAAATGCATCGCGGGTTGCAGTGGTCTTTACATGGTTCTCATGCAGCTTCTTTTCATACAGGCTCTCGATACCAGAGAGACCAGTTCCGTCGATTCCGACCTTCCCGATTAGAGCGCTTGCCGCCTGATTATATGGGTAGAAACGCCGCGCCTCTAATACAGTTCCGACTCCGAGCAGGTTTAGATCTGAGACCTTTTCCGCCTGGTAGCGTGGAACCTGGCGCTTAATCCAGACGAATGGCTGCTTGGTGTTAATGCGCTCGGCAACCTGCGACTGCTTAATTTCAAGATGCTTTGCAAGCTCTCGAACAACTCGTGGTCTATCCTTAATCTGTCTCGGCCGTACGTAGATTGATTCGGCTGGAACTGATACCGCCAGAAGCTTTCCGTTACGGTCGAGCACCTGCCCCCGCTCCGACGCTACCTCAACCTCTGCAACATGTTGTCGGATCGCCCAATCTTGCCAGATCTCAAAATTCGAAACCTGTAGGCTATAGAGCCGCCCAACTAGCAGCCCCACCCATCCTAAGGCTAATATACCTATCAACCTGAGCCGCATGGGACGCCGACCAGCCAGATTAAGGCTACTCGTACTTGGGCGATGCGCACAAGCAAAATCGACCCCGATTAGCGCAGCTCTCTGGGGCGGTTGCTGATCATGTTTTGATTTTAATGGTGCGTGCATGGTCATCTAGTAATACATGGTCATCTAGTAATAAAAGCAAGCCGTCACAGAGCCTGCCCTGTAAACCGCTATAGATAATCAGACACACCCAGATCCAACCGATAATCAGCGGTTACAACCAACCGATCAACTAGTACGAAACCTTGAGCGTCCTGCCTGGGCTATGCTCTGAAAGCTGCGCCATCTCACGGGCTGACTTCGCTAGGGAGTCTGGCCGCAAAAGCACTGAGCGCTGAAGCTCAAGTTCGCGACGCTCCATATCAAGCTCAACCGTTCGTTGACGCTCATGAGCCATCTGATAACCCAGATCCGTAGCCTCTAGCTTTACCCATACGCGAGCACCTAGAACCCCTAGGAGAACGACCGCCGCGAGTATCTGCACCCGTGCTGATACCGCTTTGGACTCACGCCTAACGTAAACCGACTGATACTGCAAACATACTGCCATATAACCTAACCCTCTAAATAAATTTACAGACTATTTACCATTCTGTCGTTACCAAAAGTGACAGCTCGTTAATTTTTTTACTTCGAAAAATCACTTCCAAACTGAAAGACGCGCAATCTCGCACTACGCGCCGCCGGATTGTGCAAAATCTCCTCGTCCGATGGCACGATAGCCTTGCGATTAACAACCAGCCCGATCCGTTTTTCAGTTCTGTTTCCGCGCCAATTCGCGGGATAGCTGCCAGCTGATTCCCACTTCCGCATGCAATTAGTTACTACTTTGTCCTCGATCGAGTGGAATGTAATAGCAGCTAGCCGCCCACCCTTCTTCACTATGCAAGGAGCGTCTTCGAGTAGCTGTTTAATCTCTCCAAGTTCGTTATTGACCTTCATTCTGAGCGCCTGAAAGACTACCGTAGCCGGATGTGTCTTGGATTCGGAGCGTTTTCCGAGCTGTGATGCCTTAACGGCATCAGCCAGCGCCTTGGCGCTAGCAAAAGGGCGCTCGAAAATAATGGTGCGGGCGATCGATCGGGCATTTTTGCCTACTCCGCCCTCGGCTAAGGCTATAAAGATCTCGCGCTCTGAGGCGTTGTTAATGAACTCTGCCGCAGTATCGTTACCTAGCCCCTCATCCATACGCATGTCGAGAGCCCCCTGATCGGCGAATGAAAACCCCCGCCCCTCCCTGAGTTGGTCGGTCGACATGCCGAGGTCAGCCAAAGCGCCATCAAAGGTAGTGTTGGAAACCGCTTTTACCATACCTGAAAAAGGGGTGTGAATTAACTCAAGGCGACTGCCGTATTCAGATGACCAACGGCGCCCCCGTTCAATGGCTCGGCTATCCCTATCTATCGCCACTACGCATGCGTCTGGATTGGCGTTAAGGATCGCCCTTGTATGTCCGCCACCCCCGAAGGTGCAATCGAGAAACATACCGCCACTCCTGGCGCCTAGCGCCTCAATAACCTCGTTGAGCATGACGGGAATATGCACTGCATCCCCTGTGGCCTGATTCATATATCTATATCCGCAAATAGATCCGGATTCTCTAACAACGCCAACTCAGACGCCGTAAAGATGGTGTCCCATACCCGCTTATCCCAGACACGAAATCCGTGGATTGACGCTGTAAAAACTACCTCCTTATCCAATCCAGCATATGCCCGAAGGTATGCTGGGATTAAAATTCTTCCACTACCGTCTATAGCGCACTCGCTAGCGCGGCTAAGGTAGAAGTTCTCGAGGCGCTGTAATTTACTGCTAAAGCGACTCTTCTCTCTCAGGCGCGCCTCAAAGCTCTCCCAAGCATCAAGGGCGAACCCCTCAACACAGCGGGATCCCTCTGAG contains:
- the rsmH gene encoding 16S rRNA (cytosine(1402)-N(4))-methyltransferase RsmH encodes the protein MNQATGDAVHIPVMLNEVIEALGARSGGMFLDCTFGGGGHTRAILNANPDACVVAIDRDSRAIERGRRWSSEYGSRLELIHTPFSGMVKAVSNTTFDGALADLGMSTDQLREGRGFSFADQGALDMRMDEGLGNDTAAEFINNASEREIFIALAEGGVGKNARSIARTIIFERPFASAKALADAVKASQLGKRSESKTHPATVVFQALRMKVNNELGEIKQLLEDAPCIVKKGGRLAAITFHSIEDKVVTNCMRKWESAGSYPANWRGNRTEKRIGLVVNRKAIVPSDEEILHNPAARSARLRVFQFGSDFSK
- a CDS encoding UDP-N-acetylmuramoyl-L-alanyl-D-glutamate--2,6-diaminopimelate ligase, giving the protein MNPHFFEAVAALIGGMPINPPSAPLNLTSLAASGLAVEPGALFVAVRGFSTDGHNFVDQAFERGALACVVEDPTVLKGRPGIQVTNSRAALSALAAAFNGDPSTRIKVVGVTGTNGKTTTNWIIYHVLNQIGGGALRIGTLGTELMNRERVDGALTSPDPLTIHALLGHGERKGVRSCVMEVSSHALDQARVDDVCFDVVIFMNLSRDHLDYHGTFEAYFTAKRKLFELIARGKKATKVAVINADDPYGMKLIAELPALGLRDLSFGSSELASVRIEKITERAGEMSIVLRLRGDDSPYTIETPFVGLHNAENVTAAFAACLGLGYEASEIISSLRSVPQVPGRLERIDSSSPRVFVDYAHTPDALDRAIKAVRVSTVGELWVIFGCGGDRDRGKRPQMAKIAALGADHVVVTSDNPRSEDPRAILADILSEGTKPSMIELDRAIAITTTVQRAAPNDTILIAGKGHEDYQIIGKERFRFSDQDVASQALKRRT
- a CDS encoding penicillin-binding protein 2, coding for MTMHAPLKSKHDQQPPQRAALIGVDFACAHRPSTSSLNLAGRRPMRLRLIGILALGWVGLLVGRLYSLQVSNFEIWQDWAIRQHVAEVEVASERGQVLDRNGKLLAVSVPAESIYVRPRQIKDRPRVVRELAKHLEIKQSQVAERINTKQPFVWIKRQVPRYQAEKVSDLNLLGVGTVLEARRFYPYNQAASALIGKVGIDGTGLSGIESLYEKKLHENHVKTTATRDAFGKIIHISKLDVNELGTNELDTADGFAPPKGEALKLTIDADLQIIMDEELEIGRKNANAKRAMAVMIDSETGEIIALSQSPSYNFNNPSTDSKNALRNLLVETVFEPGSVMKPIVAAAAIDAGVVTAREKINCENGRFPFSKHTIKDVHPSGVIPFHDVVVRSSNIGMTKVGIKLGSERLYTYLKKFGFGDPSGLALAGETAGILRPEPSWAKVDVATHSFGQGVAVTPLQVVRAVAAIANGGVLPKLSVVIDKDGIPAGERIISEHSASVARDMMYGVVEDQHGTGGKAKIVGLKVGGKTGTAQKANPHGRGYLAGTYVASFVGFVDGAGMGVPRNLTTMVIMDEPNTKSIYGGTLAAPVFQRVMDRTLRFIATRNELGVGSSRSPFIVPERSIDIKEEELFPASYVR
- a CDS encoding division/cell wall cluster transcriptional repressor MraZ, which codes for MNDQGHDEQAKEAQTSVPVTRLSKRPPHTSFRGNCVHAVDDKGRISLPSEFRRVLGDSEKRGVVLTNYISEGSRCVEGFALDAWESFEARLREKSRFSSKLQRLENFYLSRASECAIDGSGRILIPAYLRAYAGLDKEVVFTASIHGFRVWDKRVWDTIFTASELALLENPDLFADIDI